From the Gemmatimonadota bacterium genome, the window GTCCTCCGGATCGGGATCACGGATCCACAGGGCAACGTATACACGCATTACCACAGCGCCGAAGCCGAGGCCATCGACCGCCCGATCATGTGGACCCGGCGCGTTCCAGGCGTACATCACGTCGAGGTGGAGTTTGCGGTGCGTGGTGAACAGAAGGCGAGTGTCGCCTTCGAGGTTCCGCTGGTCAGGGAACCGGTATCGGGCTTTCTCGTCGCCGGGGTCAGCCTGGGCGTGCTTGCCCTCGTGGCCATGACCGTCGTACTCATGAGAAAACGCCGTTGAAATGGGCGCCGGTACTTCTCTCCTCCCTTTTCCTTTCCCCTTCCTGCGGACAGCCCGGCCAGCCCGATCATCGTCCTGATGCGGCCCGGCCGGTCGTGCAGTTCACGGACATCGCGCCTTCGGCCGGGATCACGTTCCGGCACACCAACGGCAAATCGGGCCGGTACTACTTCCTCGAAACGGTGGCGTCCGGCGGCGGGTTCATCGACTACGACGGGGACGGCGACCTCGACGTCTACCTGCTCAACGGCGCGGCCATCCCGGGTTTCGTGCCCGACCAGCCCCTTTCCAGCATCCTCTATCGCAACGACGGCGACGGATCCTTCACGGACGTGACCGTCCAGGCCGGCGTGGACAACGCGGGGGGTTACGGGATGGGCCTGGCCGTCGCAGATTACGACAACGACGGCGACGACGATCTGTTCGTCACGAACTACGGGGCGAACATCCTCTACCGGAACCAAGGGGACGGGACATTCAGGGATGTGACCGCCCGTGCGAATCTGACGGTACCGAGGAATCCCACGTTCTCCACCAGCGCGGCATTCCTGGACTACGACCGGGACGGGCACCTGGACCTCTACGTGTGCGCGTACGTCGAATTCGACTTCGAGGCCAACAGGCGCTGCTCCAGGGACGGCATCCAGTCCTACTGCGGACCCGACATCTACGAGGGTGCGGCCGACCTGCTGTACCGGAACAACGGCGACGGTTCGTTTACGGACGTCTCCGCGGAGGCGGGCATCGCCAATCCGGACGGCAAGGGCCTCGGGGTCGTGGGAGGCGACTACGACGGCGACGGATGGACAGATATCTTCGTGGCCAACGACCTGACGCCGGATTTCCTGTACCGGAACAACGGCGACGGCACGTTTACCGACATGGCCTTGCTGGCGGGCGTGGCCTATGGCGAAGACGGTGTCGCCCGGGCGGGCATGGGGGTGGATATGGGAGACTACGACCGGAATGGGTCGCCGGATATCTACGTGACCAATTTCTCCCTGGAACCCAACTCGCTGCACCGGAACAACGGAAACAGCACCTTCACCGAAACGACTTTCGGCGCGGGCGTGGGCAATCCCACGCTCCTGTTCCTGGGCTTCGGTACGGCCTTCAAGGATTTCGACCACGATGGGTGGTTGGACATCTTCGCGGCGAACGGCCACGTGATCGACAACATCTCCCTGTTCGATCCGACGATAACCTACGCGCAGACCAATCAGCTGTTCCGGAACGAGGGAGACGGCGTGTTCACCGACGTCAGCCCTGAAGCGGGCCCATCCTTCCAGGTGGAGCGCGTGCACCGCGGCGCGGCCTTCGGGGACGTGGACAACGACGGCGACATCGACGTGCTGGTCACTACGGTGAACGACGTCCCGCTGCTGCTGCGAAACGACGGGATTAACGGGCGAGGCGCGGGCGGTGCGGCCGGCGTGACTGGGACCGGCGAAGGCGGCGGAAGTGACGGAAGTGACGGCGCCGGCGGAAGTGACGGCGGAAGTGACGGCGCCGGTCAGCCCGGTCCCGCCAGCCTGCTCGTCGCCACCGAGGGCGTCCGGAGCAATCGCAACGGCATCGGTGCGCGGGTCACCGTGATCACGGATGCCGTGCGACAGTCGCGGGAAATTCGAAGTGCCTACAGCTACCTGGCGGCCAATGACCTCAGGGCTCACTTCGGACTCGGCGCCCATGCCGGCGCGGACTCGATCATCGTGGACTGGCCCAGCGGCGGGAGAGACATCGCAACCGGCGTAGAAGGCGGCCAGCTTGTCACGATCCGCGAAGGCGCAGGTATCGTTTCGCGAACGCCATTTCTCCGGCGT encodes:
- a CDS encoding CRTAC1 family protein, coding for MKWAPVLLSSLFLSPSCGQPGQPDHRPDAARPVVQFTDIAPSAGITFRHTNGKSGRYYFLETVASGGGFIDYDGDGDLDVYLLNGAAIPGFVPDQPLSSILYRNDGDGSFTDVTVQAGVDNAGGYGMGLAVADYDNDGDDDLFVTNYGANILYRNQGDGTFRDVTARANLTVPRNPTFSTSAAFLDYDRDGHLDLYVCAYVEFDFEANRRCSRDGIQSYCGPDIYEGAADLLYRNNGDGSFTDVSAEAGIANPDGKGLGVVGGDYDGDGWTDIFVANDLTPDFLYRNNGDGTFTDMALLAGVAYGEDGVARAGMGVDMGDYDRNGSPDIYVTNFSLEPNSLHRNNGNSTFTETTFGAGVGNPTLLFLGFGTAFKDFDHDGWLDIFAANGHVIDNISLFDPTITYAQTNQLFRNEGDGVFTDVSPEAGPSFQVERVHRGAAFGDVDNDGDIDVLVTTVNDVPLLLRNDGINGRGAGGAAGVTGTGEGGGSDGSDGAGGSDGGSDGAGQPGPASLLVATEGVRSNRNGIGARVTVITDAVRQSREIRSAYSYLAANDLRAHFGLGAHAGADSIIVDWPSGGRDIATGVEGGQLVTIREGAGIVSRTPFLRR